The Nitrospira sp. genome contains a region encoding:
- a CDS encoding tetratricopeptide repeat protein, whose protein sequence is MDMQDFLLQGEGREEDKRQAWDLFQQAFERQMKGDLEEAVNLYRKSIASHPTAEAYTFLGWTYSFMGRLDDAIEECHKAIAQDPDFGNPYNDIGAYLIEKGEFDEAITWFQKAMQAKRYESPAYPHLNLGRVYERKGNWTEAIDSYKKALTLDPNYALARKALGRLISSLN, encoded by the coding sequence ATGGACATGCAAGATTTTTTATTACAGGGTGAAGGTCGCGAGGAGGATAAGCGCCAGGCCTGGGATCTGTTTCAACAGGCCTTTGAGCGGCAAATGAAGGGTGACCTCGAAGAGGCAGTCAATCTTTATAGGAAGTCGATCGCCTCCCATCCCACTGCCGAGGCCTACACGTTCTTGGGGTGGACGTACAGCTTCATGGGACGACTTGATGACGCCATTGAAGAATGCCACAAAGCCATCGCGCAGGATCCTGACTTCGGCAACCCCTACAATGACATCGGCGCCTATCTGATCGAGAAGGGCGAATTCGACGAGGCCATTACATGGTTCCAGAAAGCGATGCAGGCCAAGCGTTACGAAAGCCCGGCCTATCCGCACCTCAATCTCGGACGCGTGTACGAGCGCAAGGGAAACTGGACGGAGGCCATCGATTCGTATAAAAAAGCCCTCACCTTGGACCCCAACTATGCGCTCGCCAGGAAGGCGCTGGGACGGTTGATCAGCTCACTAAACTGA
- a CDS encoding histidine kinase, translated as MPTTILVAITDLFFYTKVRDALRQTDYHIEKARVQQDIVDKAVSVDPGMVIFNMNDLALDAFQALERLKADPRLETIPTLAFANHEEVETWHRAKALGVTKIVSRNEFSARTKDLVDEVLAAASR; from the coding sequence ATGCCAACAACCATTCTTGTCGCCATCACCGACCTTTTCTTCTATACCAAAGTCCGGGACGCACTACGGCAGACCGATTATCACATTGAGAAGGCCCGCGTGCAGCAAGATATCGTCGACAAAGCTGTTTCCGTCGACCCAGGCATGGTCATCTTCAATATGAACGACCTGGCCCTCGATGCCTTTCAGGCGTTGGAACGGCTGAAAGCCGATCCTCGGTTGGAAACCATCCCGACGCTGGCCTTTGCCAATCATGAAGAAGTTGAGACCTGGCACCGTGCCAAGGCGCTTGGAGTCACAAAGATCGTCTCCCGCAATGAATTTTCTGCTCGAACCAAAGACCTCGTGGACGAAGTCCTTGCCGCCGCCTCACGGTAA
- a CDS encoding DUF2024 family protein: MSSDTIHVYDTWVNGKSGRIHFDVMTTDEATALKLAQEYLISIGEPSATVTTRECQFCHSEPLFMFSAEQQKQAKEKGGFIVRMPA, from the coding sequence ATGTCTTCGGATACGATTCATGTCTACGATACGTGGGTCAACGGCAAGAGCGGTCGCATTCACTTCGATGTGATGACGACCGATGAAGCCACCGCCCTCAAGCTCGCTCAGGAATACCTCATCAGCATCGGAGAACCGAGTGCGACGGTGACCACGAGAGAATGCCAATTCTGTCACAGCGAACCACTGTTCATGTTCTCAGCGGAGCAGCAGAAACAAGCCAAAGAAAAAGGCGGATTTATCGTCCGCATGCCGGCCTAG
- the ileS gene encoding isoleucine--tRNA ligase, with protein sequence MDYKSTLNLPKTDFPMKANLPQREPEMLAWWEQQKLYDRIQAIGTGRPRYVLHDGPPYANGRIHIGHALNKILKDIIVKSKTMAGFHAPYVPGWDCHGLPIEHQVMKELGDKKKDLDVSAIRRLCREYAERYVNIQREEFKRLGVLGEWDRPYLTMTPGYEATIIREFGKFVEHGGVYKGLKPVLWCTHDQTALAEAEVEYDDHTSPSIYVKFPVVTSPLVLAQAFPGISFPEGMKLVSVVIWTTTPWTLPANQAVCLHRDFDYAFVQVGEELLIVAEKLLESVAKSCGLTDYRVVGVKKGGEGFEGLETQRPLSTGLSPILLGDFVTLEQGTGCVHIAPGHGMEDYLLVLEHNAKASPGERLEILAPVDNGGRFTPVVKEFAGQHVLKANPKIVEYLQANGRLLGHGSLNHSYPHCWRCKNPVIFRATEQWFVSMETNDLRRETLAEIERVRWIPSYGRDRIFGMIENRPDWCLSRQRVWGVPIPGFTCHTCHHVLADPVVIEHVAALVESKGADVWFERSALDLLPAGTTCPKCGGAKFEKERDILDVWFESGVSYAAVAKPKRWWPADLYLEGSDQHRGWFHSALLAGITTDHRAPYQAVLTHGFVVDGQGKKMSKSAGNVVAPQDVIKQSGAEILRLWVAAQDYREDLRISQEILNHLIEAYRKIRNTSRFLLSNLYDFDPAAHRVPYGQLPELDRWALLRLGGLITKVRQAYENFEFHTIFHALNNFCAVDLSAVYLDILKDRLYTFRADSPLRRGSQTVLFEVAVTLSKLMAPVLSFTAEEIWRTLAAQVPGGMETTSVHLAWFPEPDPAWADARLAERWERLLKYRAQVQGVLEERRREKVIGSSLEAHVHLTTDVPTGQWLDISPEDLGALFIVSQVTVDQRPDATSDLAVSVTKSTHGKCERCWNYRPAVGTFPDHPTLCDRCLEAIR encoded by the coding sequence ATGGACTATAAGTCGACACTCAACCTTCCCAAAACCGATTTCCCGATGAAGGCCAACTTGCCGCAGCGGGAACCTGAGATGCTGGCCTGGTGGGAGCAACAGAAGCTCTATGACCGGATCCAAGCGATAGGCACGGGACGGCCTCGGTACGTACTCCACGACGGTCCTCCGTATGCGAACGGCAGAATTCATATCGGACATGCTCTCAACAAAATTCTGAAAGATATCATCGTGAAGTCGAAGACAATGGCAGGCTTCCATGCGCCCTATGTGCCGGGATGGGACTGCCACGGATTGCCGATTGAGCATCAAGTCATGAAGGAATTGGGTGACAAGAAAAAGGACTTAGATGTGTCGGCGATTCGTCGACTCTGCCGTGAGTATGCCGAACGATACGTCAACATCCAGCGAGAGGAGTTCAAGCGACTCGGGGTGCTGGGAGAATGGGATCGCCCGTACCTCACCATGACCCCTGGCTATGAAGCGACGATCATTCGCGAGTTCGGGAAATTTGTCGAGCACGGAGGGGTGTATAAGGGCCTCAAGCCCGTACTCTGGTGCACCCACGATCAAACGGCGCTGGCGGAAGCGGAAGTCGAGTATGATGACCACACCTCGCCGTCGATCTATGTGAAATTTCCGGTCGTCACCTCGCCCCTCGTTTTGGCACAGGCCTTTCCCGGGATCTCCTTTCCGGAAGGAATGAAGCTGGTCTCCGTCGTCATCTGGACGACAACACCCTGGACCTTACCGGCCAATCAAGCGGTCTGCCTCCACCGCGATTTCGACTATGCCTTCGTCCAAGTCGGTGAGGAGCTGTTGATTGTGGCGGAGAAACTTCTGGAGAGCGTTGCCAAGTCCTGTGGGCTCACTGATTATCGCGTGGTGGGGGTAAAGAAAGGCGGAGAAGGATTTGAGGGGTTGGAGACGCAACGTCCACTTTCCACCGGCTTATCACCCATCCTACTCGGAGACTTTGTAACCCTCGAGCAGGGAACCGGCTGCGTACACATCGCGCCTGGACATGGCATGGAGGACTATCTTCTCGTGCTGGAACACAACGCCAAGGCGTCACCAGGTGAACGACTCGAAATTCTGGCGCCGGTCGACAATGGCGGGCGATTCACGCCGGTCGTGAAGGAATTCGCCGGACAGCATGTCTTGAAGGCGAATCCAAAGATTGTCGAATACCTCCAGGCGAATGGGCGTTTGCTCGGTCATGGCTCGTTGAACCACTCCTATCCGCACTGTTGGCGGTGCAAGAATCCGGTGATCTTTCGTGCGACCGAGCAGTGGTTCGTCTCCATGGAGACGAATGATTTGCGAAGGGAGACACTGGCGGAGATCGAACGGGTCCGGTGGATCCCGAGTTATGGTCGCGACCGGATCTTCGGCATGATCGAAAACCGTCCGGACTGGTGTCTTTCGCGCCAGCGCGTGTGGGGTGTGCCGATTCCAGGGTTTACGTGTCATACCTGTCATCATGTCCTTGCCGACCCTGTTGTGATTGAGCATGTGGCAGCGTTGGTGGAATCGAAGGGTGCGGATGTCTGGTTCGAACGATCCGCGCTTGATTTGTTACCCGCCGGAACGACGTGTCCGAAGTGCGGGGGAGCCAAGTTTGAAAAAGAACGCGATATTCTCGATGTGTGGTTTGAGTCAGGGGTCAGCTATGCTGCGGTGGCGAAACCGAAGAGATGGTGGCCGGCTGATTTGTATCTTGAAGGTTCCGACCAACATCGCGGGTGGTTTCATAGCGCCCTGCTGGCTGGAATCACAACCGATCATCGGGCGCCCTATCAGGCGGTATTGACCCATGGCTTCGTCGTGGACGGGCAGGGCAAGAAGATGTCCAAGTCGGCCGGCAATGTCGTCGCGCCCCAGGACGTCATCAAACAGTCGGGCGCAGAAATCCTCCGCTTGTGGGTGGCGGCTCAAGACTATCGTGAGGATCTCCGCATTTCGCAGGAGATTCTGAATCATCTGATCGAGGCCTATCGGAAGATCCGCAACACGTCCCGATTCTTACTGAGCAATCTGTACGATTTCGATCCGGCTGCGCATCGTGTTCCCTACGGCCAGTTACCCGAGTTGGACCGTTGGGCACTGCTGCGTCTTGGTGGACTGATTACCAAGGTACGGCAAGCGTATGAAAATTTCGAGTTCCACACGATCTTCCATGCCCTGAACAATTTTTGCGCGGTCGACCTCAGTGCCGTGTATCTCGACATTCTCAAGGATCGACTCTATACCTTCCGCGCCGACTCACCTTTGAGGCGAGGGTCACAGACCGTCCTGTTTGAAGTCGCGGTGACGCTGTCAAAACTCATGGCGCCGGTATTGAGTTTCACGGCGGAAGAAATCTGGCGGACGCTGGCCGCGCAGGTGCCCGGAGGGATGGAAACCACGAGCGTGCATCTCGCCTGGTTTCCCGAGCCGGATCCGGCTTGGGCCGATGCGAGGCTGGCGGAACGGTGGGAGCGACTGCTGAAATATCGTGCGCAGGTCCAAGGAGTTTTGGAGGAACGGCGGCGCGAGAAAGTCATTGGCTCTTCGCTCGAAGCGCATGTTCATCTCACCACCGATGTGCCGACCGGTCAGTGGCTGGATATCTCGCCAGAGGATTTGGGCGCTTTGTTTATCGTCTCGCAGGTGACCGTCGATCAACGGCCCGATGCCACGTCCGATCTCGCCGTCTCCGTAACCAAGTCGACGCATGGCAAATGCGAGCGCTGCTGGAATTACCGGCCCGCAGTCGGGACCTTCCCCGACCATCCTACCCTCTGTGACCGGTGTCTGGAGGCAATCCGTTGA
- the nadA gene encoding quinolinate synthase NadA — protein MTATATLPRPIIEYQALSTEELYRRTVAAKQVLGERVMILGHNYQRDEVIQHADFRGDSLLLAKLAAERSERPYIVFCGVHFMAETADILSRSQQTVILPDMAAGCSMADMAAIEQVDQCWEALGRVVPVEETVMPAVYVNSAAVLKAFCGEHGGITCTSSNAKAVIEWCWARREKILFFPDEHLGRNTANKMGIPRDQMIVWDPYQPNGGNTKDAIKRAKLILWKGHCSVHQMFQPVHVDHFRKQFPDGKVIVHPECHENVVNKADLIGSTEFIIRTVTAAPAGTTWAVGTELNLVNRLKHELTDKKVFFLSSTVCQCATMFRIDAAHLCWAMENLAEGQVVNHIVVAEDDKRWAKVALDRMMAVS, from the coding sequence GTGACAGCTACTGCGACATTACCCAGACCAATCATCGAATACCAAGCGCTATCGACGGAAGAATTGTACCGCCGAACAGTGGCGGCCAAGCAGGTGCTCGGTGAACGGGTCATGATCTTAGGCCATAATTACCAGCGGGATGAAGTGATTCAGCATGCTGATTTCCGCGGTGATTCGCTCTTGCTCGCCAAGCTGGCCGCCGAACGGTCCGAGCGACCCTACATCGTCTTTTGCGGCGTGCATTTTATGGCCGAGACGGCGGACATCCTCAGCCGTTCTCAACAAACGGTGATTCTGCCTGATATGGCCGCCGGTTGTTCGATGGCCGATATGGCGGCGATCGAGCAGGTGGACCAGTGCTGGGAAGCGTTGGGACGCGTGGTTCCTGTGGAAGAGACCGTGATGCCGGCGGTGTATGTGAACTCTGCGGCGGTGCTCAAAGCATTTTGCGGCGAACATGGAGGGATCACGTGCACGTCTTCCAATGCCAAAGCCGTGATCGAATGGTGTTGGGCCAGGCGAGAAAAAATACTTTTCTTTCCCGATGAACACTTGGGCCGCAATACGGCGAATAAGATGGGCATTCCTCGAGACCAAATGATCGTATGGGACCCTTACCAGCCGAACGGCGGGAATACCAAGGACGCCATCAAGCGAGCCAAATTGATTCTCTGGAAGGGCCATTGCAGCGTTCACCAGATGTTCCAACCCGTCCACGTGGATCACTTTCGCAAACAGTTTCCGGACGGCAAGGTCATCGTTCACCCTGAGTGCCATGAAAATGTTGTGAACAAGGCGGATCTCATCGGATCCACCGAGTTCATCATTCGCACGGTTACCGCCGCACCAGCCGGCACAACGTGGGCGGTCGGTACGGAACTGAATCTTGTGAATCGATTGAAGCACGAACTCACCGACAAAAAAGTGTTCTTCCTCTCATCCACGGTCTGCCAATGCGCCACCATGTTCCGGATCGATGCGGCACATCTCTGCTGGGCCATGGAGAATCTGGCGGAAGGGCAGGTTGTCAACCACATCGTGGTGGCGGAGGATGACAAGCGCTGGGCGAAGGTCGCGCTGGACCGCATGATGGCCGTCAGTTAA
- a CDS encoding undecaprenyl-diphosphate phosphatase has translation MNEWGPALAVILGVVEGLTEFLPVSSTGHLILVGHALGFTGDVAANAEISIQLGAILAVIVFEREKIGRLLTGAWEEQKTLRSFSQNQPAVALTHRLKISMQSHPNLWFLLGLGIAFLPAAILGLMAHGWIKSYLFTPLTVALTSILGGIIILIVEATTRTTRAKSLDQVSAVHAFWIGLAQCASLIPGMSRSGSTIIGGLLAGLDRKVATEYSFFLALPTIIAATVYETWKARGTFTEQDFLALGLGMVISFLVAWAVIAAFLTYVQRHTLRVFAYYRIILGVVVLLVVR, from the coding sequence ATGAACGAATGGGGTCCGGCGCTTGCAGTGATTCTTGGAGTCGTCGAAGGACTGACTGAGTTTCTTCCCGTTTCATCAACCGGACATCTTATTCTGGTCGGCCATGCCCTCGGTTTCACCGGCGACGTGGCCGCAAACGCGGAGATCTCCATCCAGTTGGGCGCGATTCTGGCCGTCATCGTATTCGAACGGGAAAAAATCGGACGGCTTCTCACGGGCGCTTGGGAGGAACAGAAAACATTGCGATCGTTCTCTCAAAACCAGCCGGCTGTCGCGTTGACCCACCGCCTCAAGATTTCGATGCAAAGTCATCCAAACTTATGGTTCCTGCTCGGATTAGGCATCGCCTTCCTGCCCGCTGCCATACTCGGTCTGATGGCTCACGGATGGATCAAATCCTATTTGTTCACCCCTCTGACGGTGGCGTTGACATCGATTCTCGGTGGCATCATCATTCTCATCGTTGAAGCCACGACACGAACCACCCGCGCGAAGAGTCTGGATCAGGTGTCGGCAGTCCACGCATTCTGGATCGGTCTGGCACAATGCGCCTCCCTGATTCCCGGGATGTCTCGGTCCGGCTCAACCATCATCGGAGGCCTGCTCGCTGGGTTGGATCGTAAAGTTGCCACGGAGTATTCCTTTTTTCTCGCCCTTCCAACCATCATCGCAGCGACGGTCTACGAAACGTGGAAGGCACGAGGTACATTCACCGAGCAGGATTTTCTGGCGCTCGGCCTCGGCATGGTTATCTCATTTCTGGTGGCTTGGGCGGTCATCGCCGCGTTTTTGACCTATGTCCAACGCCATACCTTGCGCGTCTTTGCCTACTATCGTATTATCCTCGGAGTTGTAGTTTTATTGGTCGTCCGCTGA
- the thiC gene encoding phosphomethylpyrimidine synthase ThiC has protein sequence MSIPTDTNGSVNGTETTIPSSPLTTTPFPASRKVHVDGAQRGVRVPMREISLTPTKGPDGTKSSNASVIVYDTSGPYTDPSMAIDVRQGLTPLRRTWVLSRQDVEELPEVSSTYGRMRATDPKLAELRFQHIRKPLRAKPGMNVTQLHYARKGIVTPEMEFIAIRENQSRQAAFETASQHGHGGGVTQHPGFSWGANIPRVITPEFVRDEVARGRAIIPSNINHPESEPMIIGRNFLVKINSNIGNSAVASSIEEEVEKMIWSTRWGADTVMDLSTGKNIHETREWIIRNSPVPIGTVPIYQALEKVNGKAEDLTWEMFRDTLIEQAEQGVDYFTIHAGVRLAYVPLTAKRTTGIVSRGGSIHAKWCLAHHQENFAYTHFEEICEIMKAYDVAFSLGDGLRPGSIADANDDAQFAELDTLGELTKIAWRHDVQVMIEGPGHVPMHMIQANMEKQLAACHEAPFYTLGPLTTDIAPGYDHITSGIGAAMIGWYGCAMLCYVTPKEHLGLPTREDVKTGVITYKIAAHAADLAKGHPGAQARDNALSKARFEFRWEDQFNLSLDPETAQQFHDETLPDNAAKVSHFCSMCGPHFCSMKITQDVRDYAAQLQIDEQQAIQIGMKEKAEEFKKTGSEIYR, from the coding sequence ATGAGCATCCCTACCGATACGAACGGATCCGTCAACGGGACTGAGACGACCATTCCGTCTTCTCCCTTGACCACGACGCCCTTCCCTGCATCGCGAAAAGTCCATGTGGACGGCGCTCAGCGCGGCGTCCGTGTACCGATGCGAGAAATCTCCCTCACTCCCACCAAAGGACCGGACGGAACGAAATCTTCTAACGCCTCCGTGATCGTGTACGACACCTCAGGTCCCTATACCGATCCCTCCATGGCGATCGATGTTCGTCAGGGCCTCACCCCGTTACGGCGAACCTGGGTGCTGAGCCGGCAGGACGTTGAGGAACTTCCTGAGGTGAGTTCGACCTACGGCCGCATGCGCGCGACCGACCCAAAGCTGGCCGAACTCCGGTTTCAACATATCCGCAAGCCCTTGAGGGCAAAACCGGGTATGAACGTCACGCAGTTGCATTATGCCCGGAAAGGCATCGTGACTCCGGAGATGGAATTTATCGCCATCCGCGAGAACCAATCTCGCCAAGCGGCATTCGAGACGGCGTCGCAACACGGTCATGGTGGTGGCGTGACACAACACCCGGGCTTCTCTTGGGGCGCCAACATTCCTCGGGTCATTACGCCGGAGTTTGTGCGTGATGAGGTCGCCCGCGGCCGCGCGATCATCCCGTCCAACATCAATCATCCCGAAAGCGAGCCGATGATCATCGGCCGCAACTTTCTGGTGAAGATCAACTCGAACATCGGCAATTCCGCCGTTGCCTCCTCCATCGAGGAGGAAGTCGAGAAGATGATTTGGTCCACCCGATGGGGCGCTGATACCGTCATGGATTTGTCGACGGGCAAGAACATTCACGAAACACGGGAATGGATCATCCGCAATTCACCCGTGCCGATCGGAACGGTGCCGATCTATCAGGCGCTCGAAAAGGTGAACGGCAAGGCAGAAGACCTGACGTGGGAAATGTTCCGTGACACGCTGATCGAACAGGCCGAACAGGGCGTCGATTACTTCACGATTCACGCCGGCGTACGCCTGGCCTATGTGCCCCTAACCGCCAAACGAACGACCGGCATTGTGTCGCGCGGCGGATCGATCCACGCGAAATGGTGCCTGGCCCATCATCAGGAGAACTTCGCCTACACCCACTTCGAAGAGATCTGCGAGATCATGAAGGCCTACGATGTCGCCTTCAGTTTAGGCGACGGGCTCCGGCCGGGATCGATCGCCGACGCCAACGACGACGCGCAGTTCGCCGAACTCGATACATTGGGCGAACTGACCAAGATTGCGTGGAGGCACGATGTGCAGGTCATGATCGAAGGCCCCGGTCACGTTCCCATGCACATGATTCAGGCCAACATGGAAAAGCAGCTTGCGGCCTGCCATGAGGCGCCGTTTTACACACTGGGGCCGCTGACGACCGATATCGCGCCCGGCTACGACCACATCACGTCCGGCATCGGGGCCGCCATGATCGGATGGTACGGCTGCGCTATGCTCTGCTACGTGACCCCCAAGGAACATTTGGGCTTACCGACCCGGGAAGACGTCAAGACCGGCGTCATCACGTATAAAATTGCCGCGCACGCGGCCGACTTGGCCAAAGGCCATCCCGGCGCCCAAGCGCGGGACAACGCCCTGTCGAAAGCACGTTTCGAGTTCCGCTGGGAAGATCAGTTCAATCTTTCCCTTGATCCGGAGACCGCGCAGCAATTCCACGATGAAACGCTCCCGGACAACGCCGCCAAGGTTTCGCATTTCTGTTCGATGTGCGGCCCACACTTCTGCTCCATGAAGATCACTCAAGACGTCCGCGACTATGCCGCACAATTGCAAATCGACGAACAACAGGCGATTCAAATCGGCATGAAGGAGAAAGCCGAGGAATTTAAGAAGACTGGTTCTGAGATTTATCGTTAG
- a CDS encoding aminomethyl transferase family protein — MKRSRLYTQHIQLGATFQELTGWEVPAHYGDATAEHRAVRQAVGLADLSHRGKIRVTGEDRVKWLQSVISNDILPLQPGQGRYSSLLTHKGKMLTYFRLYLQTEAVMLEDVGEIGDTTFQALRKFLLYGTKAKIENCAESWGLLLISGPKTAHVVQSAFGVEVSDLKPVDFVTAQIGGHHALVLRTEETGETDVEVLLPIDGVSTAWTNAMQAGAKFGIKAIGSQAREALRLEAGIPKAGPDLNEEIVPPEANLEGKAFSLNKGCYPGQEVVARMDTYGNVRRKLVGLVLKDSLVPPHGAKLHSGDREVGWISSAAHSPQLNKVIALGFPLRDFSKPDTVLSVEIDGVPHEAIVHTLPIYTKP, encoded by the coding sequence ATGAAACGATCCCGGCTTTACACACAACATATTCAACTCGGGGCAACCTTCCAGGAACTCACTGGCTGGGAAGTGCCCGCCCATTATGGCGATGCCACTGCCGAGCACCGCGCCGTCCGTCAGGCCGTGGGGCTGGCTGATCTTTCCCATCGTGGCAAAATCAGAGTAACGGGCGAGGATCGCGTGAAGTGGCTGCAGAGCGTCATCAGCAATGACATTCTCCCGCTTCAACCAGGCCAGGGTCGCTATTCCAGCCTGTTAACCCACAAGGGCAAGATGCTCACGTACTTCCGCCTGTATCTGCAGACCGAAGCGGTCATGCTGGAAGACGTTGGTGAGATCGGAGACACGACATTTCAGGCTCTGCGCAAATTCCTGCTCTACGGCACCAAGGCCAAGATTGAAAACTGCGCCGAAAGTTGGGGACTGTTGCTGATCAGTGGGCCGAAAACCGCTCACGTGGTGCAATCAGCCTTCGGCGTCGAAGTCTCAGACTTAAAACCGGTTGATTTTGTTACCGCGCAGATCGGAGGGCATCACGCCCTCGTGTTGCGTACGGAAGAGACGGGAGAAACGGATGTCGAAGTGCTGCTCCCCATAGACGGCGTGTCGACTGCATGGACCAATGCCATGCAGGCCGGAGCGAAATTTGGAATCAAAGCCATTGGAAGTCAGGCACGGGAAGCCCTGCGCCTGGAGGCCGGCATTCCCAAGGCCGGACCCGATTTGAATGAAGAGATTGTCCCGCCTGAGGCCAACCTCGAAGGCAAAGCCTTCAGCCTGAATAAAGGGTGCTATCCAGGACAAGAAGTTGTCGCGCGTATGGATACATACGGCAACGTCCGCCGTAAACTCGTCGGACTGGTGCTCAAGGACTCCCTCGTACCGCCGCATGGGGCTAAACTCCATAGCGGCGATCGTGAGGTGGGCTGGATCAGTAGTGCCGCTCACTCCCCTCAGCTCAATAAAGTCATTGCGCTCGGATTTCCTCTGCGTGACTTCAGCAAACCCGACACTGTCCTCTCGGTCGAGATCGACGGGGTACCGCACGAGGCCATCGTTCACACCTTACCCATCTATACCAAACCGTAA
- the lspA gene encoding signal peptidase II: MLRNLALASVTGSIIFLDQLTKQQIMKTMRLHESIPIIPNLFSLTYIRNPGAAFGLLAGSSNAFRMVFFGLTSIFALGLLGTILLRMPEEDWMGRVSVAGILGGAIGNLIDRLRFGEVIDFLDVYIDNYHWPAFNVADSAITIGVIVLIIHFAFEKRADPPTASETSSVP, translated from the coding sequence ATCTTGCGGAATCTGGCCTTGGCGTCGGTGACCGGCAGCATCATTTTCCTGGATCAACTGACGAAACAGCAGATCATGAAAACCATGCGGCTACATGAATCGATCCCCATCATCCCCAATCTCTTCAGTTTGACGTATATTCGAAATCCCGGTGCGGCATTCGGTTTGCTGGCCGGGAGCAGCAACGCGTTTCGGATGGTCTTCTTTGGGTTGACGTCGATTTTTGCCCTTGGCCTGCTGGGCACGATTCTGCTGCGGATGCCGGAAGAGGATTGGATGGGGCGTGTCAGTGTTGCAGGAATTCTCGGCGGCGCGATCGGGAACCTGATCGACCGGCTGCGTTTTGGAGAAGTGATCGACTTTCTGGATGTCTATATCGACAACTACCACTGGCCTGCGTTCAATGTGGCGGATTCTGCGATTACCATCGGGGTGATCGTCCTCATCATTCACTTCGCCTTTGAGAAACGAGCCGATCCTCCTACAGCGTCGGAGACCTCGTCCGTTCCCTAA
- a CDS encoding thiazole biosynthesis protein, whose product MAKPRPAPLRERDITRQIAREYYKEFDQLIESDVIIVGAGPSGLICAHDLAKMGFRTLVVEQSLALGGGFWSGGYLMNKATICDPANEILEEIGVPCKKIKECEGMYMVDPPHATGALIAAAYNAGAKLMNLTRVVDLILRNDGSLEGVVVNSTTVEMAGHDIIHVDPIALESKIVVDATGHDAVVVELLHKRNLYNKVPGNGAMWVARSEEEVMDRTGEVYPNCFVIGLAVAAVYGTPRMGPAFGSMLLSGRYGAELIKKKLKQE is encoded by the coding sequence ATGGCCAAACCACGACCAGCCCCCTTGCGTGAACGGGACATCACCCGGCAGATCGCCCGGGAATACTATAAAGAGTTCGATCAGCTGATCGAGAGCGACGTGATCATCGTCGGCGCAGGCCCATCCGGGCTTATCTGCGCGCATGACCTGGCGAAAATGGGATTTCGAACGCTGGTTGTCGAGCAAAGCCTGGCTCTGGGTGGTGGATTCTGGTCAGGCGGGTATCTCATGAACAAGGCCACCATCTGTGACCCGGCCAATGAAATCCTCGAAGAGATCGGCGTGCCCTGCAAGAAGATCAAAGAATGCGAAGGGATGTACATGGTTGATCCTCCGCATGCCACCGGTGCCCTGATCGCTGCAGCATACAATGCCGGCGCCAAGCTGATGAACCTGACGAGAGTGGTGGACCTGATCCTCCGCAACGACGGCTCGTTGGAAGGGGTCGTCGTCAACAGCACCACCGTCGAGATGGCTGGTCATGACATCATCCATGTGGATCCCATCGCCCTTGAGAGCAAGATTGTGGTCGATGCAACCGGCCATGATGCTGTCGTGGTCGAGCTCTTGCACAAGCGGAACCTCTACAACAAGGTTCCGGGAAACGGTGCCATGTGGGTTGCACGATCTGAAGAAGAAGTCATGGACCGAACTGGAGAGGTGTATCCAAATTGCTTTGTCATCGGCTTAGCCGTCGCCGCCGTGTACGGCACACCGAGAATGGGGCCCGCCTTCGGCTCGATGCTCTTATCCGGCAGGTACGGCGCGGAATTGATTAAGAAGAAGCTGAAACAGGAGTAA
- a CDS encoding group II truncated hemoglobin produces MPPHEQEDDVRTTPYQEAGKLAGITRLVDAFYMNMDTLPEAETIRNMHPPDLSESRKKLTYFLCGWLGGPKLFQQHYGPISIPGFHKQFAIGYAERDAWLYCMQRALAVQPYNDQFKDYLLAALSIPAERVREVNAGEY; encoded by the coding sequence ATGCCACCTCATGAGCAGGAAGATGACGTCCGTACGACCCCCTACCAGGAGGCCGGAAAACTGGCGGGGATAACCCGATTAGTTGATGCATTTTACATGAATATGGATACACTGCCGGAAGCCGAAACCATCAGAAACATGCACCCGCCTGACCTCTCAGAGTCGCGCAAAAAATTGACCTATTTCCTGTGTGGCTGGCTTGGAGGCCCCAAGCTCTTTCAACAACACTATGGCCCAATCAGCATTCCGGGGTTCCACAAACAGTTCGCGATTGGATATGCAGAGCGTGATGCGTGGCTCTACTGTATGCAACGAGCGCTCGCCGTCCAGCCATACAACGACCAATTTAAGGATTACCTCTTGGCCGCCCTCAGTATACCGGCAGAACGAGTCAGAGAAGTCAACGCGGGAGAGTATTAG